From the uncultured Desulfovibrio sp. genome, one window contains:
- a CDS encoding MarR family winged helix-turn-helix transcriptional regulator has protein sequence MQLPCLFLQIRKADRQLNQLYGKFLARNGMRMTQYGLLRAIAGLEEPSITEIGRVLGIDQTTVTRNVEKLEKMGLVASAPGPTDSRKKIMQLTACGAASLKEAHPHWEEAQQLMISELGDDDVQELLRLLLKVSGIAEKDSA, from the coding sequence ATGCAACTGCCTTGTCTTTTTCTCCAAATCCGAAAGGCGGATCGGCAACTCAACCAGCTTTACGGCAAGTTTCTGGCGCGCAATGGAATGCGCATGACCCAGTATGGTTTGCTGCGGGCTATTGCTGGTCTGGAGGAGCCTTCGATAACGGAGATTGGCCGGGTTTTGGGCATTGACCAGACAACAGTGACCAGAAATGTGGAAAAGCTGGAAAAAATGGGGCTTGTTGCGAGTGCCCCAGGCCCGACGGATTCCCGCAAAAAGATCATGCAGTTGACGGCCTGTGGTGCAGCCAGCCTCAAAGAAGCTCACCCTCATTGGGAAGAGGCGCAGCAGCTTATGATTTCAGAATTGGGGGACGATGATGTCCAGGAGTTGCTGCGACTGTTGCTCAAGGTTTCCGGGATTGCAGAAAAGGACAGTGCCTAG
- the feoB gene encoding ferrous iron transport protein B, which produces MPESLSATVGARGGNARTLIGGLAYSLRLAIAGNPNCGKTTVFNALTGAHQHVGNYSGVTVEKKEGFIRHEGQEIILVDLPGAYSLSAYSQEEVVARNVLLGGAVQAVINVVDAGILERGLLLTAQLREMGLPVVIACNMMDEARAAGISIDFLRLSELMGAVAVPTVGTSGNGLREALSAARQVALDAENSSLQPCIPAASPTESHGSALHISYGPLLDPILETMEKRIAASQGMASSPYAHCAPRWLALSLLQNDAEAVAALQAADADLAADMAQVCRFVQEELGSIGHDAEGLIADGHSAFVRRVAAACVVKTGKRHRLSLSDRLDRILAHAVWGALIMLGVLYAMFQITIVLGSYPQGWLEGAFSALAGAVRGTLPEGLLSSLLVDGVIAGVGGVLSFVPLVLIMFALIAIVEDSGYMARMAYIADRVFQFFGLHGASVMPYIISGGIAGGCAIPGVMATRTMRSPKEKLATMLTLPYMACGAKLPVYLLLVGTFFPHNAANMMFAIIMLSWVLAFCVALLLRKTVLRGEATPLVMEMPPYRMPTARGICIHCWERTWMYLKKAGTVLVPLSMLIWAAMTFPALDPQTALPFENEIARLSAGLEREELPAEARASQEEALAKMQEKLDAERLRHTLAGSLGTWFEGATSYAGFSWRTDVALIGGIAAKEAIISTLGTAYALGEQDPEDPASLAELLRADPTWNQGTALALLVFVMLYAPCFVTLVVIRQESGSWKWVAFSIAFNTLLAFGMAVGVYQTYRFFWMDA; this is translated from the coding sequence ATGCCGGAATCCCTTTCCGCAACTGTCGGGGCGCGCGGCGGCAATGCCCGCACGCTCATCGGCGGTCTGGCCTATTCCCTGCGGCTTGCCATCGCGGGCAATCCCAACTGTGGCAAGACCACAGTTTTCAATGCCCTCACAGGCGCACACCAGCATGTGGGCAACTACAGCGGCGTGACTGTTGAAAAAAAAGAGGGCTTTATCCGTCACGAAGGGCAGGAGATCATCCTTGTGGATCTGCCCGGCGCGTATTCGCTTTCCGCCTATTCGCAGGAGGAAGTGGTGGCGCGCAACGTGCTGCTGGGCGGAGCGGTGCAGGCGGTCATCAACGTTGTGGACGCGGGCATTCTGGAGCGAGGGCTGCTGCTTACGGCCCAGTTGCGCGAGATGGGCCTGCCTGTGGTCATTGCCTGCAACATGATGGACGAAGCCAGGGCGGCGGGCATCAGCATTGATTTTTTGCGCCTGTCGGAGCTCATGGGCGCCGTCGCCGTGCCCACTGTCGGCACCTCTGGCAATGGCCTGCGCGAGGCCCTTTCTGCGGCGCGCCAGGTTGCCCTTGATGCAGAAAACAGCAGCCTGCAGCCTTGCATTCCCGCAGCTTCACCCACCGAAAGCCACGGTTCTGCCCTGCACATAAGCTACGGCCCCCTGCTCGACCCGATACTGGAAACCATGGAAAAACGCATTGCGGCCAGCCAGGGCATGGCATCCTCGCCCTATGCCCACTGCGCGCCGCGCTGGCTGGCACTGAGCCTGCTTCAAAATGATGCGGAAGCCGTTGCGGCCTTGCAGGCGGCGGATGCAGACCTTGCCGCAGACATGGCCCAGGTCTGCCGCTTTGTGCAGGAAGAACTGGGCAGCATTGGTCACGATGCGGAAGGCTTGATAGCAGATGGGCACAGCGCCTTTGTGCGCAGAGTTGCCGCCGCCTGCGTGGTCAAAACCGGCAAGCGCCACCGCCTCAGCCTCTCCGACAGGCTCGACCGCATACTGGCCCACGCGGTGTGGGGCGCGCTGATTATGCTTGGCGTGCTCTACGCCATGTTTCAGATCACCATTGTTCTTGGCTCCTACCCCCAGGGCTGGCTTGAGGGCGCGTTCAGCGCGCTGGCTGGCGCGGTGCGGGGCACACTGCCAGAAGGCCTGCTCTCCTCCCTGCTGGTGGACGGCGTGATCGCGGGCGTTGGCGGAGTGCTGAGTTTTGTGCCGCTGGTGCTTATCATGTTTGCGCTCATCGCCATTGTGGAAGACAGCGGCTACATGGCGCGCATGGCCTATATTGCCGACCGCGTGTTCCAGTTTTTCGGCCTGCACGGGGCATCGGTGATGCCCTATATCATTTCCGGCGGCATTGCGGGCGGCTGCGCCATCCCCGGCGTCATGGCCACCCGCACCATGCGCAGCCCCAAGGAAAAACTGGCAACCATGCTCACCCTGCCCTACATGGCCTGTGGGGCCAAACTGCCCGTGTATCTGCTGCTGGTGGGCACGTTTTTTCCGCACAATGCCGCCAACATGATGTTTGCCATCATCATGCTCTCGTGGGTGCTGGCCTTTTGCGTGGCTCTGCTGCTGCGCAAAACCGTCTTGCGCGGCGAAGCGACTCCCCTGGTCATGGAAATGCCGCCCTACCGCATGCCCACCGCGCGCGGCATCTGCATCCATTGCTGGGAGCGCACCTGGATGTACCTCAAAAAGGCGGGCACGGTGCTTGTGCCACTGTCCATGCTCATTTGGGCGGCCATGACCTTTCCGGCCCTTGATCCGCAAACGGCCCTGCCCTTTGAAAACGAAATCGCCCGCCTGAGCGCGGGACTTGAGCGAGAAGAACTGCCTGCGGAAGCGCGCGCCAGCCAGGAAGAAGCCCTCGCAAAAATGCAGGAGAAACTGGATGCCGAGCGCCTGCGGCACACCCTTGCCGGGAGCCTTGGCACATGGTTTGAAGGCGCAACATCCTACGCGGGTTTCAGCTGGCGCACCGATGTGGCCCTTATCGGCGGCATTGCAGCCAAGGAGGCCATCATTTCCACACTGGGCACTGCCTACGCCCTTGGGGAGCAAGACCCGGAAGACCCGGCCTCTCTGGCGGAGTTGCTGCGCGCCGACCCAACGTGGAATCAGGGCACTGCCCTGGCTCTGCTTGTTTTTGTCATGCTCTACGCCCCCTGCTTTGTCACTCTGGTTGTCATCCGGCAGGAGTCGGGAAGCTGGAAGTGGGTGGCCTTTAGCATAGCCTTCAATACACTGCTGGCCTTTGGCATGGCCGTGGGCGTGTATCAGACGTACCGCTTTTTCTGGATGGACGCATGA
- a CDS encoding diguanylate cyclase has translation MMIRRTGRAPGMGIRAYIALGFTVMALLFTASFFYFMSMAREVSVSGTRTYGLFMTLAESDKLTDSRNMARLRGAESALAALPSLTAKPAEPEASAALTELSAAIAELATAQPVTDDMLLQLRRTATLAHEFENRLLVGFLLLGTGLALLFGLLRLHLARPLQSIMVFLNQLGTGSASQPPKHSFITELRNISAALENLGTYLSLATVRSQKLASEHDHFQKMSLVDGLTGVGNRRAFDDKLHSLWLHALQHGTPLALIMLDVDTFKRYNDSLGHQAGDECLRRIAAAMSRAARATDVCARYGGEEFALLLPGADDATAQAVAARVHAEVAREQLPHPSSPVGDMVTVSLGVSSLTPVEEQKEESQMLVRQTDSALYAAKASGRNRTCVYGQAS, from the coding sequence ATGATGATCAGACGTACAGGGCGCGCACCCGGCATGGGCATACGCGCATATATTGCCTTGGGGTTCACGGTGATGGCCCTGCTTTTTACTGCCAGTTTTTTCTATTTTATGAGCATGGCGCGCGAGGTCAGCGTGTCCGGCACCCGAACCTACGGGCTTTTCATGACGCTGGCCGAGAGCGACAAACTGACCGACAGCCGCAACATGGCACGCCTGCGAGGCGCAGAATCCGCACTGGCGGCCTTGCCCTCACTGACCGCGAAGCCAGCGGAGCCGGAGGCCAGCGCCGCGCTGACGGAGCTTTCCGCCGCTATAGCGGAACTGGCAACTGCACAGCCAGTAACTGACGACATGCTGCTGCAACTGCGCCGCACGGCTACGCTGGCGCACGAATTTGAAAACCGCCTGCTCGTGGGCTTTCTTCTGCTGGGCACCGGGCTGGCCCTGTTGTTCGGCCTGCTGCGCCTGCATCTTGCGCGCCCGCTGCAAAGCATCATGGTCTTTCTCAACCAGTTGGGCACAGGTTCCGCCAGCCAGCCCCCCAAACACAGTTTTATCACCGAACTGCGCAACATATCGGCTGCGCTCGAAAATCTTGGCACCTATCTGTCGCTCGCCACAGTGCGCTCGCAAAAACTGGCCTCCGAGCACGACCATTTTCAAAAAATGTCGCTGGTGGACGGACTCACCGGCGTGGGCAACCGCCGCGCCTTTGACGACAAGCTGCATTCCCTGTGGCTTCATGCCCTGCAACATGGCACGCCGCTGGCGCTTATCATGCTGGATGTGGATACCTTCAAGCGCTACAATGACAGTCTGGGGCATCAGGCCGGGGATGAATGCCTGCGCCGCATTGCCGCCGCCATGAGCCGGGCGGCACGCGCTACGGATGTTTGCGCGCGCTACGGCGGGGAGGAGTTTGCCCTGCTGCTGCCCGGTGCGGACGATGCAACAGCGCAGGCCGTGGCCGCCCGTGTGCATGCCGAAGTGGCGCGGGAACAGTTGCCTCACCCCAGCTCGCCAGTGGGCGATATGGTGACGGTCAGCCTGGGAGTGAGCAGCCTCACGCCGGTGGAAGAGCAGAAGGAAGAAAGCCAGATGCTGGTGCGGCAGACAGATTCCGCCCTTTATGCCGCCAAGGCCTCAGGCCGCAACCGCACCTGCGTTTATGGGCAGGCTTCATAA
- a CDS encoding mandelate racemase/muconate lactonizing enzyme family protein — MMKITSIDIIDVANDFSSATSKWRPVVVKVNTDEGISGFGEVGLAYGVGASGGFGMAKDLGQILIGMDPMCNEAIWEKMLRKTFWGQGGGGIFSAAMSGLDLAMWDIKGKALGVPVYQLLGGKTRSKIRAYASQLQFGWGAGQDKAMLVDPEAYAETALIAQEEGYDALKVDVLAMDGQGNWNQQDLSGVLPDKILRRGYDRLAAMRKAVGPDMDIIVEMHSFTSTTAAIQFGRMIAELGVLYYEEPVMPLNPKQMKKVADNVPIPIAAGERIYWRWGYRPFLEEGSLSVIQPDICTCGGLTEVKKICDMAHVYDVTVQIHVCGGPISTAAALHMEAAIPNFMIHELHRYALLEPNTRTCVHNYMPEKGMYSVPELPGLGQELTPETIAASTVVTVK; from the coding sequence ATGATGAAGATTACGAGCATTGATATTATTGATGTGGCCAATGACTTCAGTTCCGCTACTAGCAAATGGCGCCCTGTTGTTGTGAAAGTTAATACGGATGAAGGCATCAGCGGCTTCGGTGAAGTGGGCCTTGCTTACGGCGTGGGCGCTTCTGGCGGGTTTGGCATGGCGAAAGATCTGGGCCAGATACTCATTGGCATGGATCCCATGTGCAACGAAGCAATCTGGGAAAAGATGCTGCGCAAGACATTTTGGGGGCAGGGCGGCGGCGGTATTTTTTCCGCTGCCATGAGCGGCCTTGACCTTGCCATGTGGGACATCAAGGGTAAGGCGCTTGGCGTCCCCGTTTATCAGCTACTTGGCGGTAAGACTCGCAGCAAGATACGAGCTTATGCCAGCCAGTTGCAGTTTGGCTGGGGGGCCGGGCAGGACAAAGCCATGCTTGTTGATCCCGAGGCCTATGCCGAAACTGCGCTTATAGCCCAGGAAGAAGGCTATGATGCCCTTAAGGTGGACGTACTTGCCATGGACGGGCAGGGCAACTGGAACCAGCAGGATCTTTCAGGCGTGCTGCCCGACAAGATACTGCGCAGGGGCTATGACCGTCTTGCAGCCATGCGTAAGGCGGTTGGGCCGGATATGGATATCATTGTTGAAATGCACTCCTTTACGTCCACCACTGCGGCCATCCAGTTTGGCCGCATGATCGCGGAACTTGGCGTGTTGTACTACGAAGAACCCGTCATGCCTCTGAACCCCAAGCAGATGAAGAAGGTTGCGGACAATGTGCCGATTCCCATCGCTGCTGGCGAGCGCATTTACTGGCGCTGGGGTTACCGTCCCTTCCTTGAAGAGGGTTCGCTGAGTGTCATCCAGCCTGATATCTGCACCTGCGGTGGCCTCACAGAGGTAAAGAAAATTTGCGACATGGCCCACGTCTATGATGTGACCGTGCAGATTCATGTGTGCGGCGGCCCCATCTCGACAGCTGCGGCCCTGCACATGGAGGCGGCTATTCCCAACTTCATGATCCATGAGCTGCACCGCTACGCACTGCTTGAGCCCAACACCAGAACCTGCGTGCACAACTACATGCCTGAAAAGGGAATGTACTCCGTGCCCGAGCTGCCCGGTCTGGGCCAGGAACTGACGCCGGAAACTATTGCGGCTTCAACGGTTGTAACGGTGAAGTAA
- a CDS encoding MFS transporter, with amino-acid sequence MVEIERLLTLCMITANAHCRVIKTSGRNTMGEKIVSSVNETKETGEVQTKKRFIIVFCLFIGIFIAYLDRVNVSVLAANDPFLLEMGIKGAPVQIGMMMSVFLAAYGVANVLLAPIGDYLGPRKSMMLCIGLWTASLFLGGVASTFAIIIVSRIMLGVGEGMYYPLQSVFVKNWFPRHERGRANAAWVVGQSVAPALAMPFFAYLIGNYGWRANFHFCLVVGLIPLYLLWRHTADTPRQHKSINKAELAHIEAGQEVTASKEVALPLGQRLKGFIGNYRYWLLVFWYLCLQCMYWGLITWLPSYLKTARGFSWSEMGWLASLPFVLSIIFKVSCGFLTDKIGRSAPILMAAMFFAGCCVYLGAVAEQKYLSAVLLSLAVAFCTMGTPVAWTLLQGLIPGSSMSTASGIMNGLANGFASLAPAMIGFFISTTGQYSSGLLCLVFTGAAATIAAGILAAKRY; translated from the coding sequence ATGGTGGAAATTGAAAGACTATTAACTCTGTGTATGATCACAGCAAATGCGCATTGCAGGGTCATAAAAACGTCAGGAAGGAATACTATGGGTGAAAAAATCGTTTCTTCTGTGAATGAAACGAAAGAAACAGGCGAAGTGCAAACAAAAAAACGATTTATAATCGTATTTTGTCTGTTTATCGGGATATTCATAGCATATCTTGACCGTGTGAACGTTTCTGTTCTGGCCGCCAACGATCCCTTTCTGCTCGAAATGGGCATCAAGGGTGCGCCAGTGCAAATCGGCATGATGATGTCTGTTTTTCTGGCGGCATACGGTGTGGCCAACGTGCTGCTGGCTCCCATAGGCGACTACCTGGGGCCGCGCAAATCCATGATGCTTTGTATTGGCCTTTGGACGGCCTCTCTGTTCCTGGGCGGCGTTGCCTCTACGTTTGCGATCATCATCGTCAGCCGGATTATGCTTGGTGTTGGCGAGGGCATGTACTACCCGCTGCAAAGCGTTTTTGTAAAAAACTGGTTCCCCCGGCATGAACGCGGGCGGGCCAACGCCGCCTGGGTTGTCGGGCAATCTGTCGCACCAGCTCTGGCCATGCCGTTTTTTGCTTATCTTATTGGAAACTACGGCTGGAGAGCCAACTTCCATTTCTGCCTCGTGGTGGGCTTGATCCCTTTGTACCTTTTGTGGCGTCATACGGCGGATACCCCGAGGCAGCATAAAAGCATCAACAAAGCTGAACTGGCCCATATTGAAGCAGGACAGGAAGTTACGGCTTCCAAGGAAGTTGCGTTGCCTCTGGGGCAGCGTCTCAAGGGATTCATCGGCAATTACCGGTACTGGCTTTTGGTCTTTTGGTATTTGTGCCTCCAATGCATGTACTGGGGCCTGATAACCTGGTTGCCGAGCTACCTTAAAACAGCCAGAGGGTTCAGCTGGAGCGAAATGGGCTGGCTGGCGTCACTGCCCTTTGTGCTTTCCATTATTTTTAAGGTGTCGTGCGGATTTTTGACGGACAAGATAGGCAGAAGCGCGCCAATTCTTATGGCAGCCATGTTCTTTGCCGGTTGTTGTGTTTATCTGGGGGCAGTCGCCGAGCAGAAATACCTCTCGGCCGTATTGCTGTCTCTGGCTGTGGCATTCTGCACCATGGGAACGCCGGTGGCCTGGACGTTGCTGCAGGGGCTGATTCCCGGCTCGTCCATGTCCACGGCGTCAGGCATAATGAATGGCCTTGCCAACGGGTTTGCATCGCTTGCGCCCGCCATGATCGGATTTTTCATAAGCACTACCGGCCAGTACAGCAGCGGTCTGCTTTGCCTTGTGTTCACAGGGGCGGCGGCGACCATTGCGGCAGGTATTCTTGCGGCCAAGCGTTATTAG
- a CDS encoding LysR family transcriptional regulator has protein sequence MQLTLRQIEAFLTVANLRSFTAAGASLHITQSAVSNLIKDLEAQVGVPLFDRTSRFVSLSPDGREMYTLAQKAFHEFLLMEKYAADLSSLRAGRVRVVGAPLIACTLLPLLLAHFKRAQPAIRVELVDQPMAMVQSSIQQGDAEVGFGPARLTETDIIARHFFTTPVSMLSRPDHPLAGRHSTWGEVKKVPVVAVGRESVGYIAADVGTQPPFSIGHVVNQMPTAFALAAAGCGVALAGRFSLMLARGYGLVATLLHDPVLYREMQMYLPAARKLSDAAATFVDFATQFVKDHDPNTLDSATVAELAPPLSTRRDA, from the coding sequence ATGCAATTGACGCTGCGGCAAATTGAGGCATTTCTGACGGTTGCAAACCTTCGTAGCTTCACTGCTGCCGGGGCTTCCTTGCACATTACCCAAAGTGCCGTGAGCAACCTCATCAAGGATCTTGAGGCGCAGGTCGGCGTGCCGCTTTTTGACCGCACATCGCGCTTCGTCTCACTTTCCCCCGACGGGCGAGAGATGTACACGCTGGCCCAGAAGGCCTTTCACGAATTTTTGCTTATGGAAAAATACGCCGCAGATCTCAGCAGCCTGCGCGCGGGCAGGGTGCGCGTTGTGGGCGCCCCCCTCATTGCCTGCACACTGCTGCCGCTGCTACTCGCACATTTCAAGAGAGCCCAACCCGCCATACGGGTCGAGCTGGTGGATCAGCCCATGGCTATGGTGCAATCGAGCATACAGCAAGGGGATGCAGAAGTCGGTTTTGGCCCGGCCCGCCTGACAGAAACAGACATTATCGCCCGCCATTTTTTTACCACCCCTGTGAGCATGCTCTCACGCCCGGATCACCCGCTGGCAGGAAGGCACAGCACCTGGGGCGAGGTAAAGAAGGTTCCGGTGGTTGCAGTGGGGAGAGAATCCGTGGGCTATATCGCTGCGGATGTGGGGACACAGCCGCCGTTTTCCATCGGGCATGTGGTCAATCAGATGCCGACGGCCTTTGCCTTGGCAGCAGCAGGGTGCGGCGTTGCGCTCGCGGGGCGCTTTTCACTGATGCTGGCACGGGGCTATGGCCTTGTGGCTACCCTCCTGCACGACCCGGTACTGTACCGGGAAATGCAGATGTACCTGCCTGCTGCCCGCAAACTCTCGGATGCTGCCGCCACCTTTGTGGATTTTGCCACGCAGTTTGTGAAAGATCACGATCCCAATACACTGGATTCAGCCACTGTTGCCGAACTGGCACCGCCGCTCAGTACACGCAGAGACGCCTGA
- a CDS encoding FeoA family protein has product MDSVIPLTSLKVGEVARIVSINARGELARRIRDMGLGSGMPVSVVGYAPLRDPLALRCAEVTIALRRREAGAIMVQPAAAANN; this is encoded by the coding sequence ATGGATTCAGTTATTCCTCTCACGTCCCTCAAGGTGGGCGAGGTAGCGCGTATTGTCAGCATCAATGCCAGGGGCGAGCTTGCGCGGCGCATCCGCGACATGGGGTTGGGTTCAGGCATGCCTGTTTCTGTGGTGGGCTATGCGCCCCTGCGCGACCCTCTGGCCTTGCGCTGCGCGGAAGTAACCATTGCCCTGCGCCGCAGGGAGGCCGGGGCCATCATGGTGCAGCCCGCTGCTGCGGCAAACAATTAG
- a CDS encoding DapH/DapD/GlmU-related protein: protein MPSTPFPAHVNNGQAMSILKKVLERGLTPSNVISYLCLQIMRVNGAFWGTLRLRLKALALGVQVGAGVSAHGPVGLLRWPGSRMSIGAGASLISSWRRATAAALAHPVRLRTFGPGASIEIGPGCQLSGTSITARSKVIRLGRQVMVGPNCIVVDSDFHAHWPPEARATEPGMEGDRPVTIGDYVWIGMNCLILKGVTIGEGAIIGAGSVVTRDVPPFCLAAGSPARVLRSLKPGESAQQPGTAE from the coding sequence ATGCCCTCCACGCCCTTTCCGGCACACGTCAACAACGGACAAGCCATGAGCATCCTGAAAAAAGTTCTGGAGCGGGGCCTCACCCCCTCCAACGTCATAAGCTACCTGTGTTTGCAGATCATGCGCGTCAACGGCGCGTTCTGGGGCACCCTGCGTCTGCGGCTCAAGGCCCTTGCGTTGGGCGTGCAGGTGGGTGCTGGCGTGTCAGCCCACGGGCCTGTGGGCCTGTTGCGCTGGCCGGGCAGCCGCATGAGCATAGGCGCAGGCGCAAGCCTTATTTCTTCATGGCGGCGGGCCACGGCTGCGGCTCTGGCCCATCCCGTGCGCCTGCGCACCTTCGGCCCCGGCGCCAGCATTGAAATCGGCCCCGGCTGCCAGCTGAGCGGCACGTCCATCACCGCGCGCTCCAAGGTCATACGCCTTGGGCGTCAGGTCATGGTCGGCCCCAACTGTATTGTGGTGGATTCCGACTTTCACGCCCACTGGCCGCCGGAAGCCCGCGCCACCGAACCCGGCATGGAAGGCGACCGTCCGGTAACCATTGGCGACTACGTGTGGATTGGCATGAACTGCCTTATCCTCAAGGGCGTAACCATTGGCGAGGGGGCCATCATCGGCGCGGGTAGCGTGGTCACGCGCGATGTGCCGCCCTTCTGCCTTGCCGCAGGCTCGCCCGCCCGCGTGCTGCGCAGCCTTAAGCCCGGCGAGAGCGCGCAGCAGCCCGGTACTGCGGAATAG